Proteins encoded in a region of the candidate division WOR-3 bacterium genome:
- the mltG gene encoding endolytic transglycosylase MltG, with protein sequence MLSLFGCSSSGRKVRVFIPKGLSTRAIAETLHQHRVIDNPAEFRFLARLLCFDRRLRQGRYDFAPHSEELVVLWQMTRPGHAAVRITIPEGYTMRRIADLLEEHGVCPASDFLDACQSRTLLDSLGISLATAEGYLYPDTYEFEIGSEPAVVIRRMVCRFFEVFEGLTDRAAQTQAPQSDREFAQSRARSKKPEIAEVLILASIVEREAVRPEEAPRIAGVFLNRLRKGIPLQSCATVEYVLPVHKDRLTIEDTRIESPYNTYLRPGLPPGPICNPGRNALVAVLRPETTDFLYFLSRGDGTHIFSRTWREHEFARRRLRRGDN encoded by the coding sequence GTGCTGTCCTTGTTCGGCTGCTCCTCGTCGGGCAGGAAGGTCAGGGTCTTCATCCCGAAGGGTCTTTCCACCCGTGCAATTGCTGAAACCCTGCATCAGCATCGGGTCATTGACAACCCGGCAGAGTTCCGGTTCCTGGCCCGGCTTCTTTGTTTCGACCGGAGACTCCGGCAGGGCAGATACGATTTCGCACCGCACAGCGAAGAACTTGTTGTGCTCTGGCAAATGACCCGGCCCGGCCACGCTGCGGTCCGAATTACCATTCCGGAAGGCTACACGATGCGCCGGATTGCCGACTTGCTCGAAGAACATGGCGTCTGTCCTGCTTCTGATTTTCTTGACGCCTGCCAAAGCCGCACACTCCTTGACAGCCTTGGCATCAGCCTGGCCACGGCTGAGGGGTACCTTTACCCGGATACCTACGAGTTCGAAATTGGGTCCGAGCCCGCCGTCGTCATACGACGTATGGTCTGTCGGTTCTTCGAGGTCTTCGAGGGATTGACAGACCGAGCAGCACAGACGCAGGCTCCGCAGAGCGACCGAGAATTTGCTCAGTCCAGGGCGCGAAGTAAGAAGCCCGAAATCGCCGAGGTGCTGATTCTTGCCTCAATTGTCGAGCGGGAAGCAGTCAGGCCGGAGGAAGCGCCGAGGATTGCCGGTGTATTTCTGAACCGGCTTAGAAAGGGTATTCCACTCCAATCCTGCGCCACGGTCGAGTATGTCCTTCCGGTACACAAGGACCGGCTTACTATTGAAGACACTCGGATTGAGTCGCCGTACAACACCTACCTGCGTCCCGGTCTGCCGCCCGGGCCAATCTGCAATCCGGGTCGCAACGCGCTTGTCGCGGTACTTAGACCAGAGACAACCGACTTTCTGTATTTCCTGTCTAGAGGCGACGGCACGCACATTTTCTCCCGGACTTGGCGCGAGCACGAATTTGCCCGTCGCCGGCTGCGGCGTGGAGACAACTGA